In Desulfobacterales bacterium, one genomic interval encodes:
- a CDS encoding DUF3696 domain-containing protein — protein ILPTLMENLKMEGGVAGLTRPIGIISQGTAMPTWGKALEFHRQVWADGTDRIDQGNLLMCLSSLIVGPGELIRDALKKLCYIGPIREIPKRNYMPEKSPDMSRWSSGLKGWDILYKAENTFIEKLNQWLTHKDRLNTGYSIEVKHFREIDVEDPVSLLMSQGIGLEDLEMIQTRMGEIPIKSRVAIREELTGIELTPQDIGVGISQVLPLIVAALYIREGILAVEQPELHIHPALQVALGDLFISQIQESGVSYLLETHSEHLILRLLRRIRETSEDELPPGKYPLKPDQLGVYYVEQGEKGVSLTRIRVDQDGEFIDRWPKGFFGERAEELF, from the coding sequence CAATCTTGCCGACATTGATGGAAAATTTAAAGATGGAAGGAGGCGTGGCAGGGCTAACACGGCCAATTGGTATTATCAGCCAGGGAACCGCTATGCCCACATGGGGTAAGGCACTGGAATTTCACAGGCAAGTCTGGGCAGATGGGACGGACCGAATCGATCAGGGAAACCTCCTGATGTGTTTGAGTTCTTTGATTGTCGGACCGGGTGAGCTTATTCGCGATGCATTGAAAAAACTCTGCTATATCGGACCTATAAGGGAAATACCGAAAAGAAATTATATGCCGGAAAAATCGCCGGACATGTCGCGTTGGTCTTCCGGCCTGAAGGGTTGGGATATTTTGTACAAAGCCGAAAATACCTTCATTGAAAAACTTAATCAGTGGTTAACACACAAAGACCGACTGAATACCGGCTACAGCATTGAAGTCAAACATTTTCGTGAAATCGATGTTGAGGATCCGGTATCATTATTAATGTCCCAGGGGATAGGTCTGGAAGACCTGGAAATGATTCAGACCAGGATGGGTGAAATTCCGATAAAAAGCCGAGTTGCCATACGCGAAGAATTAACCGGTATAGAGCTAACGCCGCAAGATATCGGCGTTGGAATTTCTCAAGTTTTACCGCTAATCGTTGCGGCGCTTTATATTAGAGAAGGAATACTGGCTGTTGAACAGCCGGAGCTGCATATACATCCCGCCCTTCAGGTCGCTTTAGGGGATCTTTTTATTTCGCAAATACAAGAAAGCGGCGTTTCTTATTTGCTGGAAACTCACAGCGAGCATCTCATCCTGAGACTACTTCGCCGGATTCGTGAAACCAGTGAAGATGAGCTGCCGCCGGGAAAATATCCTCTTAAACCAGATCAACTGGGTGTTTACTATGTTGAGCAGGGGGAAAAGGGGGTTTCTCTCACCCGGATCCGAGTTGACCAGGATGGCGAATTTATCGATCGCTGGCCTAAAGGATTTTTCGGCGA